The following DNA comes from Deltaproteobacteria bacterium.
GCCATGCCCCCAACAATCCGGGAGATATCATGACTTGTTTGACCTCTTGTCAAAGAGCAAAATGTGGTGCCAAGAACTTTTTCAGGATATCTATCTGTCCGTAATCGCAAAACTATTTTTTGGCAACTGTAGAAGATCAGTATAAGGAAAGATCGGCAAAGGAGGAACATATGGACAAAAGATACATAGGTCCTTATCAAAGAACCAGAATCGTTCTATGCTCTGCTGACGCAAGTCCTAAAGCGCAAGTACAAGGAAAAGGAGAGGCAGCTTACTTTTTTCCGGGTGCAAAGTGGGTTGGATCAGTAAGAAATGCTGCCTGTAATTTAAAATGTAGATTTGTTATTCTTACGACAGCCCACGGTATGGTTAATCCGCATAATATTATAAGTCCATACGATTTAAAGGCTGAAAACAATAAAAAGAAGGTGTCTGAAATATGGCGTGACACAGTTCCGCAAATACTGGGGAGTAATAATTACGACCTACTACTCTTCTATGCCGGTGGGTGTCCCATAAAACCATATATGGAATTATTTCTACCGATTTTGAGGGATTTAAAGATAGACTTTATCACTTTCGGGAGACCGAATATGTACGATAGTGGGAAAATTAAAGACATGGCCGAAATGTTAGAGAAGCGTTCATCCATGATAGAGCTGAAATCCATTTTAAAATGTCCAGAAAGACTTATATTCGTTCCATGGAAAGACAATCATTAACTATAATACCTTGGCAAATTTGTTCAGTTGTAGATGCAGACAGCGATTGGCCGGATGATCGCTCTTGAAAAATCTTAAGGCGGCTTTTTTATTGAAGCCTTCCTATAAGCCTCATCTATCTTGTTTCCTGTTTCATATTAGATTTCTAATGTAAATCGTGATAGTTTAAAAAAACTGTAAATGAAGTTTGCGAATACATGTTCTAAAACCTTAATGCGGAGGTGTAGTTATGTGTGATCATAAAGATTGGCATATACAGAAAATTAATCATATTTACCTCATGATAATCTTAACTTTTGCATTAACAAACTGCGTATTCATTCCCCAACAGGTTGATATCGACTCGATTGAATCAAGAATTGTATATCCACGTGATTCTTTTAAAGCAAAAAAAATGGTCCAATATGAAAAATTTGTTGATCTTCGCCCCGCTAAAGATCATCTTGGCAGTAGAAGGAACTTAATGATGATGAAAACCGCTAACGTCTCACTTAAAGGGGATATGTCAAATTTGACGGAAGCTATAATCAAAAATACATTTGCTTCCAGAGGTATAAGGGAAGGAACTTCACCCTATGCTGTTAGAGTGAGAATTGTGGAAGTAACGGCTAATTATTCAGGGCCAGGTACTATATTTATCCAAGTCTCTCTAACATTATCCGTTATCGATAATAATATTAACAAAATTATATATCAAAAGAACCTGAAGGGATATTCTGAAGACAAACCTACAGCTATTTCAAGTAGTTCGTTGGAGAACGCATTTGTGGGTGCTATGAACCAAATTGCGGATCAGACGGATCAAATTGCATTAGAATTACTTAACATTATATAATTTTTTGTATAGCCTGCTATATAATTTCATAAGTATGGAATTAAATGAAGCATACAGTGCTTCTATCGGTAATCATTACAATAATTTCTTATCGAAACCAATGAGGTAGATGTAAGTCAGTCAAGGCTCAACTCAACAGATTATCAACTCAAAAGTACGCATGAACCGGATGAACCGAAAATAATAACATAAAAACATATTGGTGGGAGAGTTACGGTACAATGTGGGAGCATATCGTCAATCGGCAGCAGGGTATTCTCAATTTTACGGAAGAACTGATTCGGGCAATAGGAAAAATGCGAATACTCGTGGTGGGTGCGGGGGGAAATGGTGCGGTGCTCGATTTTCTGGTCAGGGTGGGATATCAGCACTTTACCGTCGTCGATTTTGACGTAGTCGACGCAACGAATCTGAACCGCCTCCCCTTCACTCCAGAGGACATAGGAAAGAAAAAGGTGGATGCTTGGAAGGAGTATCTCCGGAAGGTCAACCCGGAATGCATAGTGACTGCGCACTGCCGGAAGGTTACCCGGAACGACGAGAGGTGGCTGGAGGAAACTATTGCTGACGTGGACATTGTGGCGCTGGGAACAACGGACTTCGAGGCAAATTTTCTGATTGCCAGGGTATGCAACCGGTTACGGAAGAGGATGGTGGTCGGTCCGGGCACCTCAAACTGCTGGGTCGTCAGCACGTTCACCCACGAGGGGGGCGTCTCACTCGAAAGAGTTGCAGGGTTTGGGACGG
Coding sequences within:
- a CDS encoding ThiF family adenylyltransferase — encoded protein: MWEHIVNRQQGILNFTEELIRAIGKMRILVVGAGGNGAVLDFLVRVGYQHFTVVDFDVVDATNLNRLPFTPEDIGKKKVDAWKEYLRKVNPECIVTAHCRKVTRNDERWLEETIADVDIVALGTTDFEANFLIARVCNRLRKRMVVGPGTSNCWVVSTFTHEGGVSLERVAGFGTENSDAREIDYKTLLPKYMRIYMFPGRTEKLYPETLQKVRSGEIPPRNCKIFVSMVNAAACWEIVKNTAVINGITLQNTKVVEFPLIQVFDPYRGSSYYYDAGKDRIGIPNWMTGRIRWYSAMK